In Gracilinanus agilis isolate LMUSP501 chromosome 1, AgileGrace, whole genome shotgun sequence, the sequence AGGCCCCTGTTAAGTTAATTATGGCTGCATTTACTTTCATCACTTTAGGTACTCATGCTGAAATATGCtggtcaatctttttttttttttttttgaacccttaccttccatcttggagtcaatactgtattggctccaaggcaaaagagtggtaagggctaggcaatgggggtcaagtgacttgcccaggaccacacagctgggaagtgtctgaggccagatttggaacctaggacctcctgtctctaggcctggctctcaatcctctgagctacccagctgccccctatactgGTCAGCCTTACCTATGCCACCTCTTTTGAGAGAACTCACATGGTTTGTCAAATCTCCCCGTGTCTATGTAAATGATACAAAAATGGCTGTGCTATCAAAAGAAATTCCTCTAGCCTCTGAAAGAGCTATATATGATTATTTTGGAACCACAGTGTATCCCCATTCTGTACAACCACCAATTATAGAAATAGTCCCTTCTGTGTCCCATGAGCAACCCAAATGTGGATTCTATATGACAAAACATCTATCATATATCAGTCTTTATGGCTTCCCTAGGAAAAGGGATAAAGATGAGTGATGTTATATACAGACCCTCATACCCAGCTAGTGGAGAACTATGTTCTCAACAACAAGAGATATCGGGGAAAGAAATGCCATGATCAGGCTGTTCTTTATCCAATTCTCTTCTGGTGTGCATGTCTGACAGTTTTAATCACACAGTATATAACTGGGGACCTAGGAAGCACTGTATAGCCAATAAATATAACCCATGGGTATATGAGCATGTATATTTATGCTGAAACTGAAAGACTAGAGTTTGTGGATGTAGCAGTGTCTAACCCCCCATTTAGCTATTGCAGGAGGTCGAAATCAGCATACAAAATGGAAGATTTTGACTGCATCTCAACCTGTATGAATCTTCCAGACCAGAGTTAAGAAATATAGCTTTTTGGAAAAAGTCACCTATAACTATGTAAAACTTTGTATTTTTGCCCCATATATAATGTTGATTGGCATTGTTATTAATGTAATTAGGAATATTAAAGCTGTATATGAAATTCAGTATACAAATTGCTATCTTCATCACTGTATGGATTCCACTCATCAGGATGTATCAATTATCATTATGTGTCAGCCAGCTCTAGTTTGGCTTCATGTGAACCTTACTGAACCATGGGCTTCCACCCCATCAATTTGTATCCTATGAAAGATATTTTGACATATCTTATCCCATACTAAATGATTCATATTAGTTCTTATTGGAGCTCTACTCTTATCACATTCATTACTTCCTTTATTATTGCATCCATTGCACTATCTGCTTCTATACAAATTTATGTGTTTATACTAGAGGTTGTTTCTAATACCATTCAACTTTGGCATACATAGCAAAGGTTAAATTTGGCTTTTCAGGATGAATTAGATGCCTTGAAGGATGCAATATTTTGACTTGGTAAAGAAGTCTACACATAAGGATTACTTGTTCATGTCATTTTAACCAGACCAGATATTATATCACTCCTTTAAGATATGATAACACTTATGAATGAGATAAAAGTAGTACAACATATTCATGGTACCTGGGGACATCATACTAGTACCTTAGATATCATTCAACTatgaaaagaaatcaataatttagaccagtgatgggcaaactatggcccatgggccagatgcaggtccctgaaatgttctctctggctgtgggacattattcctaatctgatgaatacaatgaaactttgaaagagttgccttagaaacagactgacagatgagcatttcctttcctttggccctctccttaaaaagttttcccatcactgatgTAGACAAACTGGAATATGAAGGAGAGGCAATCAATATAGCTCAAGAATGAAAAGCAACCTTATATTTCCTAGAACCCTGAAGTTGGTTTGGTCATTGTGGATACCATAATGGATAATCTACACATGAATGATCTAAAGCTGTCAAACTGAGTTCAATGCAAAAGTACTGATCCACTCAAGGCAACTTAAGCAATATACATGAGTTGAGGATCCACCTGTGGGTCAATATTTCATACAAAGTTTAATTGTGGACAATCAGTCTAACAAGCACTGATCCACAATGAAACTAGATATTCTAGGACAGtcatggcgaacctatggcacaggtgccaaagatggcacacagagtgctctctgtggacatgtggctccccatccctccccaaccccccaggtccttactagaaaggcagagggactccagtGAAATTTTTCCactgtgcctgaagacatttttttcatatccccacccctctgtcctGCAGCCCAGTGGGAACACACAGcaggtaaggtgggcagctcacaggtgtcagaggtggaggggagcagagtacttGGGCCACTGTCCTCCCCGTCTACAAAtgttgaggacattcctcacttcactcacccctctgcccagtatcCCAATGAgagaacttcctccctcccatttgGGGTAAGGGTGAGCAGGTTGCGTCTGACACTCAGTAGGTGGAAAGGGCAAGGCATGTGGTctctggggggggaggggggcaggcaAGACACTAGGTCTGGGGGAATGGGGTATTGGTGGCATCCGGcactatctctaaaaggttcaccattactgtccTAGAATAAGCAGTGTTCCAGGAAAAGCATAAGATATTCTTGCCAAAAGCAATTTCTTCTCCAGGAAGTGCCCCAAGTTAATATTCTAATTACAGATTATTGTACATTCCTAAATTCTAACTTAAAAGGAAGATTCAACATGCTAGTTATTAactttggaattcttttttttttttttatcatttgctcAATTTATTTAAACAAATCAACTTGGAAATGTCACTGAATTAAACAAAACTCTGAACATGTAAACATACTGCCATGTTGCTGAAACAGATGTTAACACCTGTATAAAAGTTAGTAATCACTATTAGGAAAGCGGTTCAGTCATAAAGACCAATCTTCAGCAAAACTAAAGTAATTTTGTTTCTCCATCCTTTCTAGCAGTCGTAAGTCAAAACTACTAAACTGCAGTCAAGTAAAATAAGACGATATtggatggttggatcagtaccATTGGTTACAGCTGTTACAAACAATCTGAGCACATAAAAACAACAAAGCCAAATGCATCAAATAAttcatggctttttttttcttgataacaATTCACTAAGGGATGTTAATTATGGTCCTTGTCAAACACATTTGGTAAAGGCTATTTACAGTGTACATGGCTGAGCATGCACTATTTATAGATACAAAGATACCTGCCAGTtcattataatataattacaCAGTGCCTGAAAATGGAACATTTCACACATCATTTTAATCAATACAGTTTCAAGTGGGAAATGTTCTTCATTTAACTACAACTGTAATACTTACGTGAAAATTCTTATAAAAACACTAATTCCCCCTCAAGAAATTTAGATGTATATTCTACACACTACAGGTTAAGGcagtaaaaaaaatgtattcctgATAACTGGAGTTCTTGACAATGTCAATTAAAGCTGTCTGATCTTAGTCTCCCATTCTCCATCAAAACTTTGATGTCTTGTGTAACTAGTGTGTGAATGATTTCAATTTTAAAGTCAAAAGACATTTTATAGAACAAAGAGAACAGTTGAAGCTGGTAAAAATAATTgcttgggaaagggaaaaaaggagtaAGATTTTGACTCTAAAAGAGTTCACATCATTAAAAATGAGCAATTAAACATGAGCATGaacttttaaaaggaaacaacaaaaacaaataagaccATATACACATAGTTGAGTTTCCgtaatagaattaaaaatatactGCACTTTGAACAATTCAAGTAATTTAAGACTATCAAAAATAACTTCATGAACCATACAAGTGTCAATTGCATTTCTGATCTTTTAATTGaaagcatttttctttaattgtCAACTAAGTCATAAAGACTTAGCTAAACAAATGACAATGACTTTGTATTTGCACATGTGACTCCTTTAATACACACTTCTACCAAAAAATATGGAAGATATGGAAGATTATGCAATTAATCAAAGCACTTTGATTTACATGTGAAGCAAATTCAAATGGTAGACAACCTGTGAACCAAAGATGCAAGAAATACCTACAATTTTATAGCCCACCCTTTCTCTAATCACTTCTCTAGTCTTTAGCTGCAGGTGAGACAGAACACAATCTGTTGTAAACAGGGCACTGTTGTAAAACCAGGAGATCTATATTCTTAAATTGAGATAGttcataaaattgaaaaagagacTCCTAAGCGTCTTCCAGCAATGTAGCTTGTTCTGCTGAGCTCTTAATTTCACAAATTAACTTTCCTTTGATTCCATTTTAATGATGGTTGCATTCACAGcagttttgtctttaaaaatcatttgaaatttatataaaattctgtACATGTTCACAAATTATTGCATAAACAGCATAATTTTCAAGACAGTGTCTGCACAACACATGTCCAATTCAGGATAAAACATTCACGTTTCTCGCctagcttttttcttcttttttacttgtTTGGGAGATTCCCAGCTAGCTTCAGACTTGGTCTGGGAAGGAGGCACACTACTCTGCTTAAGATTAGGCTTGGAAACAGCTGTTTCTTGTAGCGTCTGGGGCACTTGGGAGGGGATCTTGTCAGATTCATTTTGTGATAAAATTACAGATGGCTCGGGAGAAACAGCAAGTGGAAGAGTCTTAACAGGCTGGCTACTTTTGATGAGTACTTCGGGTGGATCACTAGTGCTCATGGTCTTCAAAGAAagagtttttttctgttttggatGTACTTTAGAGGTCTCCATTGGAACATCTTCCCTAAACTCTTTCTCTAATTCTTCCATATCCTGTGCAGGAGAGTTAGTTTCTTCACCTTGCTTCTTCTTTTTAGATTTGCCAGATGCAGAACTCTGAAGAGGcatgtcttccttttctttatcatCATCTGAAAATTTCTCTTCATGGACTAACTCTTGGGATTTCAGAAATGAAGCCTTCTCTTCATCTACCCAATTCCCCCACTCTTCAGCTGGCACATTCCAATCAGAGCTGGGATCAGCAGAAGAAAGTCCATCAGAAACTGTAGTGTTGAGTGCCAGAGACGAAAAGGGAGCAGAATTCTGCTCAGTCATATTATTTACCCTCCTATCCACGTTACCAGACCAAGAAGCTGCACTGATCTGTGAAGGGatttttattgacttttcatTCCAGCCTCCTCCATTTACAGTAGGGTTTTCATTCAATCCCTGAAGGGTGAGATCTCCTTTTCCAGACTTAAAGTTGCTACCTTGAACATTGAGAAGAGAATCACCTTTATTCTTCCTGGAACCAACAGGAAACGAAGCTGTAATAAGCTGCTCAGTAGTTACTGTATAGGCACTTTCTATCCCCGAGACAGCCGGATCCAAGGGACCAGTATCAGGCTGCACCTTGTCACGCTTACGCTGCTGCCGTTTCTCTCTGTTACTGACTTTAGTTTCCCAGGCTCCTTCATCAACTTCCTTTCCATCATGGCATGTACTGTTCTGCACTGCTTTAACCtctggctttgatttcttctaatttttctttaacttttcatttttcttttcaacatctagctgctgctgttgttgctgctgctgctgctgctgctgcttttcgAATTCTTTTGAAGTAGCTACCTACTCATCTGTACCATGTATTGTATTTTTTGTCACATATTCCTGTACTGAGACCCTTGCCCCTGCCCTACCTGCTCATGCCTCTCCCTTACCTATCGATACTGGAGTTTCACTGTCTGTTTTTAGATTTGTTCCAAAGGACAAAGTAAATATTGTTAAAAGAATGCAAGTGGTGGGAGCTGAGGGAAATAGTTAACTAATCCCTCTGCTATCTCCACTTGAGATTATTGTTGGTTCCATCAAAGTCATGCATTCCTTCTAATGGCTACCCCAATCTCCTATTAATCTTTTGGGTAGAGCTCTATTGTGTAAATTGAGAATTATTATCCATTGTATGTCATTCAATATACTTACTGTCAATTTGCCTGATGAAAACTTGTTAACTccattgttgattgattaatctttaattaattaaattaatttattaatgattaatgatttattattaattaagttAATGTTGTAGTACAGATTTGTCTGTTTCATTGTTAGCCCAGGATGAAAGTCTCTTAATCCCTGATTTCTTACCTAATGAGATGTGGGTGAACTTTAACCAATGCAGGCTATTTAAATCATCAATCCTGATCTCTATTGcacaaaagagaaaaaccatcATCTGTGCCTCAATACCCACTTGTCCTGATGGGAAGGCCATCTTCTGTTCTATCTCTATTGTGATTGCTATTCCTTGTGATGccatttatttttcagtgttGATTTGTGTGCTGCCTTCTAGTCTATTAACCCTAAATCACAATATTTGTTTATGCTTACCTGATTAAATCATCTACCACAAGCCTTCAACAATATTGTCTTAAGATTAACCACTCACTTTAAATTTCTACCTTGATCCATTACAAAGATGACTTGCTTCTGGCCTCCCCTAGCCATGAAGTTGCTCCATTTGGTTCAGAAACTTTGTTAGCAGAGACACATTCAAGGCATCAGGAAAAAGGACTATATCCCCCAGGATAGCACATACCTGTTTCTTGGTCCTGGGGACAGCTGGCTTCTATCTATGATAGAAGTCATGCTTCTATCCTTTGAGAAGACTGT encodes:
- the LOC123251545 gene encoding LOW QUALITY PROTEIN: protein LYRIC-like (The sequence of the model RefSeq protein was modified relative to this genomic sequence to represent the inferred CDS: substituted 1 base at 1 genomic stop codon), whose product is MNERQSEFQPDRHHENCSAPPCQGHTSAATAATRPDLGTSHCVEPASAAKASTDAAAVNIPVTTSVTGKLKKTPSPSVATSKEFEKQQQQQQQQQQQQLDVEKKNEKLKKNXKKSKPEVKAVQNSTCHDGKEVDEGAWETKVSNREKRQQRKRDKVQPDTGPLDPAVSGIESAYTVTTEQLITASFPVGSRKNKGDSLLNVQGSNFKSGKGDLTLQGLNENPTVNGGGWNEKSIKIPSQISAASWSGNVDRRVNNMTEQNSAPFSSLALNTTVSDGLSSADPSSDWNVPAEEWGNWVDEEKASFLKSQELVHEEKFSDDDKEKEDMPLQSSASGKSKKKKQGEETNSPAQDMEELEKEFREDVPMETSKVHPKQKKTLSLKTMSTSDPPEVLIKSSQPVKTLPLAVSPEPSVILSQNESDKIPSQVPQTLQETAVSKPNLKQSSVPPSQTKSEASWESPKQVKKKKKARRET